The following proteins are co-located in the Leptospira weilii genome:
- the mpl17 gene encoding cell surface protein MPL17: MKKILLIGVLASFVSSGIFAGEESPVKFKLEKSFGNSYLLKITYPANYGIQKDAPHKIFLNAGNGVKVEKADLKMKGKTSEKKKEYFASVDPIPLIVTGKGELEIHGKIYYCNFDKNICIPGKIRQVEIIR; the protein is encoded by the coding sequence ATGAAAAAAATATTACTCATCGGTGTTTTAGCAAGCTTTGTTTCTTCCGGAATTTTTGCCGGGGAGGAAAGTCCGGTAAAATTCAAACTGGAAAAAAGTTTTGGAAATTCTTATCTTTTGAAAATCACCTATCCGGCTAATTACGGCATTCAAAAGGACGCTCCTCATAAGATTTTTTTGAATGCGGGTAACGGGGTAAAAGTGGAAAAAGCCGATCTGAAGATGAAAGGAAAAACTTCCGAAAAGAAAAAAGAATATTTTGCGTCTGTCGATCCGATTCCCCTCATTGTGACCGGCAAAGGAGAATTAGAAATTCACGGAAAAATTTACTACTGTAATTTCGATAAAAATATCTGTATTCCCGGGAAAATCCGACAAGTCGAAATCATTCGATGA
- a CDS encoding acyltransferase family protein, whose amino-acid sequence MEQKIENKKGEIPQLNGLRAFAIVVVFVYHYYFYSGYTSANNNAILQAFIEILHHFEVNLFFILSGFLISMALWKEWSENGKIRYLDFFLRRNYRLLPVYYLFITISYLINRISYSMSEKWVATKKLSVPETLMALNVLESTDNGLRNAWADFVFLGNYLRGPNIHTWFLSIIEQFYLIFPFFCGFILFKRDFFTRQCILWGLYSIPGLLRVCIYLSPDIFGTDYETLVFRPTHTRADSIVMGVILMDWIVNRRDYLKRYLSGRAASFLLILLPFLILVFINLKSESIYSFFSGTIRFNLIDFVYSLILLSVIFFPNTLLAKGLSLKFVTPIANLSYTIYIWHLLLSLISFGVLKVLLPDLFETGLTFFVLSLPLSFLFTFGVSWLIHRYIEEPLSRLFKKIFSSSSR is encoded by the coding sequence ATGGAGCAAAAAATAGAAAATAAAAAAGGGGAAATCCCGCAGTTGAACGGATTGCGAGCGTTTGCAATTGTCGTTGTATTTGTGTATCATTATTATTTTTATTCCGGATATACCTCCGCAAATAATAATGCAATTCTCCAGGCATTTATCGAAATACTTCATCACTTTGAAGTGAACTTGTTTTTTATTCTCAGCGGCTTTTTAATTTCTATGGCCTTGTGGAAAGAATGGTCGGAGAATGGAAAAATTCGTTATTTGGATTTTTTCTTAAGGAGGAATTATAGATTACTTCCTGTTTATTATCTTTTTATCACGATTAGTTATTTGATAAATCGAATTTCCTATTCTATGAGTGAAAAATGGGTGGCGACAAAAAAGTTATCCGTACCCGAAACATTGATGGCTTTGAATGTTCTGGAGAGTACGGATAACGGTTTGCGAAACGCTTGGGCCGATTTCGTTTTTCTTGGGAATTATCTAAGAGGGCCTAATATTCATACTTGGTTCCTGTCCATAATAGAACAATTTTATCTGATATTTCCTTTTTTCTGCGGATTCATTCTGTTTAAGCGGGATTTTTTTACAAGACAATGTATTCTTTGGGGATTGTATTCGATTCCCGGTTTGTTGAGAGTTTGTATTTATCTTAGTCCGGATATTTTTGGAACGGATTATGAAACCTTGGTTTTCCGCCCTACGCATACTCGCGCGGATTCGATTGTTATGGGAGTGATTCTCATGGATTGGATTGTCAATCGCCGAGACTATTTGAAAAGATATCTATCGGGTCGTGCGGCGAGTTTTTTATTGATTCTATTACCCTTTTTGATTTTAGTTTTTATTAATTTAAAAAGTGAATCCATTTATTCTTTTTTTTCAGGGACGATAAGATTCAACTTAATTGATTTCGTTTATTCCCTTATTCTTTTATCGGTGATCTTTTTTCCTAACACTCTTTTGGCCAAAGGGTTAAGTCTAAAATTTGTTACTCCGATCGCAAATCTGAGTTATACGATTTATATATGGCACTTACTTCTTTCCTTAATTTCTTTTGGCGTGTTAAAAGTTTTGTTGCCCGATCTTTTTGAAACCGGCCTAACTTTTTTTGTTTTAAGCCTTCCGCTGAGTTTTCTTTTTACCTTTGGGGTTTCTTGGTTGATACATCGATATATTGAGGAGCCGTTGAGCCGCCTTTTTAAAAAGATTTTTTCGTCCTCGTCTCGGTGA
- the rpsI gene encoding 30S ribosomal protein S9, whose protein sequence is MASTKEIWAVGRRKTSVARAKIKEGSGKITVNHKDIKDYLQNRKAIIDEAIRPLSLLNVQDKYDLNLNVTGGGITGQVGAIRHALARAICRIKPEFRPTVKKEGFLTRDPRMVERKKYGLHKARRGTQFSKR, encoded by the coding sequence ATGGCATCCACAAAAGAAATTTGGGCCGTAGGAAGAAGAAAGACTTCCGTTGCTCGCGCGAAAATCAAAGAAGGTTCCGGTAAAATCACCGTTAACCACAAAGATATCAAAGATTATCTTCAAAACCGCAAAGCAATCATTGACGAAGCGATTCGTCCTCTTTCTCTTTTGAACGTTCAGGACAAATATGATTTGAATCTGAACGTAACCGGAGGAGGAATTACCGGCCAAGTAGGAGCGATCCGTCATGCGCTCGCAAGAGCGATTTGCAGGATTAAGCCGGAGTTCCGTCCAACCGTAAAAAAAGAAGGGTTCTTAACTCGGGATCCAAGAATGGTGGAAAGAAAGAAATACGGTCTGCACAAAGCGAGAAGAGGAACTCAGTTCTCCAAACGTTAA
- the alaS gene encoding alanine--tRNA ligase has protein sequence MKRQSVAEIREIFLNYFKDKAHSVVSSSSLLPAGDPTLLFTTAGMVQFKPFFTGAVELPYTRAASCQKCLRTTDLEVVGKTERHCTFFEMLGNFSFGDYFKEEAITYALDCSVNHFGFDKDKIWVTVYTDDDEAEKIWLSKGIPKDRITRLGKKDNFWGPAGDSGACGPCSELYLDRGIEKGGPNCATSGTCRPGCDCDRFLEFWNIVFNQFNQDTEGNLQPLKQTGIDTGSGLERVALLLQGVDSVYDTDELRKIISFYEELSGIPYETISSGVQARRNDTKPITDNRKTAFRVVTDHIRSVLFSIGDGIYPDRTGRGYVIRRLIRRATLFGRKLNFREPFLYKLVDKVVEIYKPRYPELGKNASAIAKTILAEEELFLKTLELGLEKIEFLVQKTKSAGKPIFSGADAFLLYGTYGFPAEMTEEIVLEQGLGFDKEGFQEELEKDRQVSRESWKVNKISLMTGQETGKTEFLGYSSVLEKGNIAHLFYRFSRSSDSISQKDSKLPPIEQPELRSLGNKDEMGSYDYKPSSTLKEGQSGVIVLNKTPFYPEGGGQVGDTGFLRQGKNVFKVLDTQKENDVILHFGEVLSGEFSVAQELEAEVEATRRERLRFHHSGTHLLNGALRTLLGDHVLQKGSVVSPEYLRFDFSHPSSLTSEEIRKIESWVNESIRKDFQVETKELGIDDAKKTGAIATFGEKYGDRVRVVQMGDVSVEFCGGTHVSHTGEIGYFFIKKESSPGAGNRRIEAVCGPAVIETFQNRFAELTESVQNLNLKIKSELGGEEKNLLITSHVPGPEEIREKLEREGASAVAFFRDLSEGIVFKIEENTSLFLKAKKSLESRDFENNNSVIEKVFSSSIETGIGKIVSAIFDDKDPNSLKGLSDNLKVREKNLLVILGSKNADNASVVITCSAQLVSKGIHCGNLVRAVCEMLGGKGGGKPDMAQGGGKEKQNLESAISFAIQLAKQTLTGEKV, from the coding sequence ATGAAACGCCAATCCGTAGCGGAAATCCGCGAAATCTTTTTAAACTACTTCAAAGACAAGGCTCATAGCGTGGTTTCGTCGTCTTCCCTTCTTCCCGCGGGAGATCCCACACTTTTGTTCACGACTGCGGGAATGGTGCAATTCAAACCGTTCTTTACCGGAGCGGTCGAGCTTCCTTATACTAGAGCGGCTTCCTGTCAAAAATGTCTTCGGACTACCGATCTCGAAGTGGTCGGTAAAACGGAGCGTCATTGTACGTTTTTCGAAATGCTCGGAAATTTCAGTTTCGGAGATTATTTCAAGGAAGAAGCGATTACATACGCGCTCGATTGTTCCGTAAATCATTTCGGGTTCGATAAGGATAAGATTTGGGTTACGGTTTATACGGACGACGACGAGGCGGAAAAAATCTGGCTTTCCAAGGGAATCCCCAAAGACCGCATAACGCGCTTAGGAAAAAAGGATAACTTTTGGGGGCCCGCGGGGGATAGCGGGGCCTGCGGTCCTTGTTCGGAACTCTATTTGGATCGGGGGATTGAGAAAGGCGGACCGAACTGCGCCACTAGCGGAACCTGTAGACCCGGTTGCGACTGCGATCGTTTTTTAGAATTTTGGAATATAGTATTCAACCAATTCAATCAGGATACGGAAGGAAATCTCCAACCGCTCAAACAAACCGGGATCGACACCGGTTCCGGTTTGGAACGAGTCGCTCTTTTGTTACAGGGAGTAGATTCCGTTTACGATACCGACGAACTTCGCAAGATCATTTCTTTTTACGAAGAATTATCCGGAATCCCCTACGAAACGATTTCGTCCGGAGTTCAGGCTCGGAGAAATGACACTAAACCAATTACAGATAATAGGAAAACCGCATTTAGAGTCGTAACCGATCATATTCGTTCTGTGTTGTTTTCGATCGGAGACGGAATTTATCCGGACAGAACCGGAAGAGGTTACGTGATCCGCCGTTTGATTCGCCGTGCGACTCTTTTCGGGAGAAAGTTGAACTTCAGAGAACCGTTTCTTTATAAACTCGTCGATAAGGTCGTAGAGATTTACAAACCGCGTTATCCGGAACTTGGAAAGAACGCCTCCGCGATCGCAAAGACCATTCTCGCGGAAGAAGAACTCTTCTTAAAAACATTGGAACTCGGCCTCGAAAAGATCGAGTTTCTCGTTCAGAAAACGAAATCTGCCGGCAAGCCGATCTTTTCCGGAGCGGATGCGTTCTTACTTTATGGGACTTACGGTTTCCCTGCGGAGATGACAGAGGAAATCGTATTGGAACAGGGGCTTGGTTTCGACAAAGAGGGATTTCAGGAGGAACTGGAAAAGGACAGGCAGGTTTCCCGCGAATCCTGGAAAGTCAATAAGATCTCTTTAATGACGGGGCAGGAGACGGGAAAGACGGAGTTTCTGGGTTATTCTTCTGTATTAGAAAAAGGGAATATTGCGCATTTATTCTACAGATTTTCCCGAAGCTCGGATTCTATATCGCAAAAAGATTCAAAGCTACCCCCCATTGAGCAACCTGAATTGCGCTCCTTGGGAAACAAAGATGAGATGGGTTCTTACGATTATAAACCTTCTTCTACTTTGAAAGAAGGACAATCGGGCGTGATCGTTCTAAACAAAACTCCTTTTTATCCGGAAGGAGGGGGACAGGTCGGGGATACCGGCTTCTTACGTCAGGGAAAAAACGTATTCAAGGTTTTGGACACGCAAAAAGAAAACGACGTCATTCTTCATTTTGGAGAGGTTTTGAGTGGGGAGTTCTCCGTTGCCCAGGAACTTGAGGCCGAAGTGGAGGCGACTCGCAGAGAGAGGCTTAGATTTCATCATTCGGGGACCCACCTTTTAAACGGAGCGCTTCGAACTCTTCTAGGAGACCATGTCCTACAAAAAGGTTCCGTCGTTTCTCCCGAGTATCTTCGTTTTGATTTTTCTCACCCTTCCTCGCTTACTTCGGAAGAAATTCGCAAAATAGAATCCTGGGTCAACGAATCGATTCGGAAGGATTTCCAAGTGGAGACTAAGGAGCTTGGAATCGACGACGCGAAAAAAACCGGAGCCATCGCGACCTTCGGTGAAAAATACGGAGATCGAGTGAGAGTCGTCCAGATGGGAGACGTTTCGGTCGAGTTTTGCGGCGGAACTCATGTTTCCCACACGGGAGAGATTGGATATTTTTTTATTAAAAAAGAGTCTTCTCCGGGTGCGGGTAATCGTCGTATCGAAGCCGTATGCGGTCCGGCGGTGATCGAAACGTTCCAAAATCGTTTTGCGGAGCTCACCGAGTCCGTGCAAAATTTAAACTTGAAAATCAAATCGGAGTTAGGCGGAGAGGAAAAAAATCTTCTGATAACGTCTCATGTTCCCGGACCGGAGGAAATTCGAGAAAAGCTTGAAAGAGAAGGAGCATCTGCGGTTGCATTTTTCCGAGATCTTTCCGAAGGTATTGTTTTCAAAATCGAGGAAAATACTTCTTTATTCTTAAAAGCAAAAAAAAGTTTGGAATCGAGAGATTTTGAAAATAATAATTCTGTAATCGAAAAAGTTTTTTCTTCTTCGATCGAAACTGGAATCGGTAAGATCGTTTCCGCAATCTTCGATGACAAGGATCCGAATTCTCTCAAGGGTCTTTCGGATAATCTCAAAGTTCGGGAAAAAAATCTTCTCGTGATTCTCGGAAGTAAGAATGCGGATAACGCGAGTGTCGTGATCACTTGTTCCGCACAACTCGTTTCTAAGGGAATTCATTGCGGGAATTTGGTCAGAGCCGTCTGCGAGATGTTAGGTGGTAAGGGCGGGGGAAAGCCGGACATGGCTCAAGGCGGCGGTAAGGAAAAGCAGAACTTGGAATCCGCAATCTCTTTCGCGATCCAATTAGCAAAACAAACTTTAACCGGAGAAAAAGTATGA
- a CDS encoding TlyA family RNA methyltransferase, producing MAKEKIRLDVLLLERGLADSLEKSRSLILSGSVLLNEQKITKVGLKFPKDSEIKILNIIPEYVSRGAYKLLRAFEVFPLQVDGRLCIDLGASTGGFTQVLLEKGAWKVFACDVGYGQLAEKLRNHSSVIVKDRFHLKRLSALEIEWETNRFQAPRPESIVIVADLSFISLRSVFPVFRKLREEKYIPKLECITLIKPQFEADKKDLMKGILRDSKTRIRIVRSLCSYLKKEIGGVVLGLEWSPIEGRSGNKEVLLYWKL from the coding sequence TTGGCCAAAGAAAAAATTAGACTCGATGTTCTTTTACTCGAACGGGGACTTGCGGATTCCTTGGAAAAATCGAGAAGTTTGATTCTTTCCGGTTCCGTCTTGTTAAACGAACAAAAGATAACCAAAGTCGGATTAAAATTTCCAAAAGATTCGGAAATTAAAATTCTCAACATCATACCCGAATATGTGAGTAGAGGCGCGTATAAATTATTGAGGGCTTTCGAGGTTTTTCCCTTACAGGTGGATGGAAGACTTTGTATAGATCTTGGCGCTTCTACGGGAGGATTTACGCAAGTGCTTTTGGAAAAGGGGGCCTGGAAAGTTTTTGCCTGCGATGTGGGCTATGGTCAGTTAGCCGAAAAATTGCGAAACCATTCTTCCGTAATCGTGAAAGATCGTTTTCATCTGAAAAGACTGTCCGCCTTGGAAATCGAGTGGGAGACAAATCGTTTTCAGGCGCCCCGTCCCGAATCGATCGTGATTGTCGCGGATCTCAGTTTCATTTCTCTCCGATCTGTTTTTCCAGTATTTCGAAAATTGAGAGAGGAAAAATATATTCCGAAATTAGAATGTATTACTTTGATAAAGCCTCAGTTTGAGGCGGATAAAAAAGATCTTATGAAAGGGATTTTAAGGGATTCTAAAACTCGAATTAGGATCGTTCGTTCTCTCTGTAGCTATCTCAAAAAAGAGATCGGAGGTGTTGTTTTAGGCTTAGAATGGTCTCCGATTGAGGGAAGATCCGGAAATAAAGAGGTCCTTTTGTATTGGAAATTGTAG
- a CDS encoding M16 family metallopeptidase produces MNKKSNSVKSVPKARASYIKIFYYSILLWIAGVTSIFAAPGDFVKDVKIPSLSFEFPEVQVFSSGKGTEVYFLPGGEFPLRNLEIHIYAGVLSNPDLPPEVPELFVQAWKHGGISSAPGSKFMETLEGYGAKIDTDANSEKIVFTISYLSRFEKEILPLIGEFIAAPLLSEEGFSIAKLNLEETIKRRNDRIPDIAYRKTAELVYKGTVLGKSTQLDSLAKIQTKDIREYFDKTISTSRRIVLLTGDLQRKEAELLVASLLPPRNTVRAESSVQLNSKILKKNLDSLSFQILGVDKEATQSIVMMAGILPAHKDPDFYAIQLVNYIIGGGGFSSYFMQRIRSDRGLAYSSNSSAYFEKDYGIVYFTTQTKTSTTKEVYDLMREILSEQTIAKITEEELESAKQSIVNRFIFQFADKMGILHNFLRFKEHDMPADYLKMYRGKIQAVTLGDLKRVGKKFFVSSSVKTILTGPKDITKGLNETVKHIGPEDVL; encoded by the coding sequence ATGAACAAGAAGTCGAATTCGGTCAAATCCGTTCCGAAAGCGAGAGCTTCGTATATAAAAATATTCTACTATTCTATTCTTCTTTGGATTGCTGGTGTAACTTCCATATTTGCAGCTCCGGGGGATTTTGTAAAAGACGTGAAAATTCCCTCGTTAAGTTTCGAGTTTCCGGAAGTTCAAGTATTTTCTTCCGGAAAAGGGACCGAGGTTTATTTTTTACCGGGGGGGGAATTTCCTCTCAGGAATTTGGAGATTCATATCTACGCGGGAGTACTGTCGAATCCGGATCTTCCTCCCGAAGTTCCGGAACTGTTTGTCCAGGCGTGGAAACACGGAGGAATTTCGTCCGCGCCGGGTAGTAAATTTATGGAAACTTTGGAAGGCTACGGCGCCAAGATCGATACGGACGCGAATTCCGAAAAAATCGTATTCACGATTTCTTATCTTTCCCGGTTTGAAAAGGAAATTCTTCCCTTAATCGGGGAATTTATCGCCGCTCCATTGTTAAGCGAAGAAGGGTTCTCGATCGCAAAACTGAACTTAGAGGAGACGATCAAAAGAAGAAACGACAGGATTCCGGATATTGCCTATCGTAAAACCGCCGAACTGGTCTATAAGGGAACGGTTCTCGGCAAAAGCACTCAGTTGGATTCTCTCGCTAAAATCCAAACAAAAGACATCAGGGAATACTTCGATAAAACCATATCAACTTCGAGAAGAATCGTTTTACTCACGGGAGATCTTCAAAGAAAAGAAGCGGAACTTCTGGTCGCTTCGTTGTTGCCTCCGAGGAATACCGTCCGAGCGGAATCGTCGGTTCAGTTGAACTCGAAGATTCTCAAAAAAAATTTGGATTCCCTTTCCTTTCAAATCTTGGGCGTGGATAAGGAAGCGACCCAGAGTATCGTGATGATGGCGGGAATTTTACCCGCGCACAAGGATCCGGATTTTTACGCGATTCAGCTCGTTAACTACATCATCGGAGGAGGGGGCTTTAGTTCTTATTTTATGCAGAGGATCCGTTCCGATCGGGGGCTTGCGTATTCTTCCAACAGTTCCGCGTATTTCGAAAAGGACTATGGGATCGTTTACTTTACGACTCAGACGAAAACTTCCACGACCAAGGAAGTTTACGACCTGATGAGGGAAATTCTAAGCGAACAAACGATTGCCAAAATCACGGAAGAGGAATTGGAATCCGCAAAACAATCCATCGTCAACCGTTTCATCTTTCAATTTGCGGATAAGATGGGAATTCTACACAACTTTCTTCGGTTTAAAGAACACGATATGCCCGCCGACTATCTAAAAATGTACCGGGGTAAAATCCAAGCGGTCACATTAGGCGATCTCAAACGGGTCGGTAAAAAATTCTTCGTGAGTTCTTCCGTAAAGACTATTTTGACCGGGCCGAAAGACATTACGAAAGGATTGAATGAAACCGTGAAGCACATCGGACCGGAAGATGTATTGTAA
- a CDS encoding M16 family metallopeptidase codes for MCFIKPILKLFMIFGIYVLLSSVSLYADAAIFSELKKSLEEKTRTFRMDNGLRVLMMKREDSPTIAVYTKFLVGSADETPEISGTAHLLEHMLFKGTKNIGTTNYEKEKLYLDQIAVWGKRLDSLRIKELEMKSRGEEPSAEFKDQIDVLSKRFSALLELHRKFVISNEDNYIYSRNGGVGFNAYTSNDVTNYQILLPANRLEIWAKLESDRLKNPIFREYYTERDVVLEERRMRVENRGMGILREKYLDAAFPEGHPYRMPVIGYEKNLGFLDLENTQTFFKNYYDPQRMVIAVVGSLDFEKTEKILRNYFGDLKKRNTPTPKKTAEAGWTGPKFVSVVHPSTPSKIIGFHKPSFPHPDDAVFSVIDTLLAEGESGRLFKKLVLEEQIAQGVYCWNGDPGDRLSNLFSIYITNNQNADQKKVESLVQGELDRLKTELITSEVLFKIKNQILGGYLRALDDNGKLADVLSLYQLLYGDWKELLRGYEELDTVTPEDVQRVAKKYFVPENRTIAELNPPTKETKGIGN; via the coding sequence ATGTGTTTCATAAAACCGATCCTTAAACTTTTCATGATTTTTGGAATCTATGTCCTTCTTTCGAGCGTTTCTCTGTATGCGGACGCCGCGATCTTTTCCGAACTTAAGAAATCCTTGGAAGAAAAGACGAGAACGTTTCGCATGGATAACGGATTGAGAGTCCTCATGATGAAGCGGGAGGATTCTCCCACTATCGCCGTTTATACGAAGTTTTTAGTAGGTTCCGCGGATGAAACTCCCGAGATCTCGGGTACGGCACATCTCTTAGAGCACATGCTTTTTAAGGGAACGAAGAATATCGGAACCACGAACTACGAAAAAGAAAAACTGTACCTGGATCAAATCGCGGTCTGGGGAAAACGATTGGATTCTCTTCGTATTAAAGAATTGGAAATGAAATCCAGAGGAGAGGAACCGTCTGCTGAATTTAAGGATCAGATTGACGTTTTGAGTAAACGATTCTCCGCGCTTCTGGAGCTTCATCGTAAATTTGTGATATCGAACGAAGACAATTATATCTATTCCAGAAACGGAGGAGTGGGATTCAACGCATATACTTCGAACGACGTTACCAACTATCAGATTCTTCTTCCCGCAAATCGTTTGGAAATTTGGGCTAAACTTGAATCGGATCGATTGAAAAATCCCATATTCAGAGAATATTATACGGAAAGAGACGTGGTTCTGGAAGAAAGAAGAATGCGCGTCGAAAACAGAGGGATGGGAATCTTAAGGGAAAAATATTTGGACGCGGCTTTTCCGGAAGGTCATCCGTATCGAATGCCTGTGATCGGTTATGAAAAGAATTTGGGATTTTTGGATTTGGAAAATACTCAAACGTTTTTTAAAAATTATTACGATCCTCAAAGAATGGTGATTGCCGTTGTGGGTTCTTTGGATTTTGAGAAGACCGAAAAAATTCTTCGCAACTATTTCGGTGATTTGAAAAAAAGAAATACTCCAACCCCGAAAAAAACGGCCGAAGCCGGATGGACCGGCCCGAAGTTCGTATCCGTGGTTCATCCTAGTACTCCTTCCAAAATCATCGGCTTTCATAAACCCTCTTTTCCTCATCCGGATGACGCAGTGTTTAGCGTGATCGATACCCTGCTCGCGGAAGGAGAATCCGGAAGACTTTTCAAAAAGCTGGTTTTAGAGGAGCAAATCGCTCAAGGGGTGTATTGCTGGAACGGAGATCCGGGCGATAGGCTTTCCAATTTGTTTTCGATCTACATCACCAACAATCAAAATGCGGATCAAAAAAAAGTGGAGAGCCTCGTTCAAGGAGAACTAGACCGGTTAAAAACGGAACTCATCACTTCGGAGGTTTTATTTAAAATCAAGAATCAGATCTTAGGCGGATATCTGCGCGCTTTGGACGATAACGGCAAATTGGCGGATGTTCTTTCCCTTTATCAATTGTTATACGGAGATTGGAAGGAACTTTTAAGGGGTTACGAAGAATTGGATACCGTGACTCCGGAAGATGTGCAAAGAGTCGCAAAAAAATATTTCGTACCCGAAAACAGAACGATCGCGGAGCTAAATCCGCCCACAAAAGAAACGAAAGGGATCGGAAACTAG
- the rplM gene encoding 50S ribosomal protein L13, with protein MSVLSKAHRTPSLTKENALKGWFVVDAEGKTLGRLASGIAARLRGKHKATFTPNQDCGDNIIVINASKVKVTGNKEMQKMYYHHSRYPGGMTETVFKDLIAKQPEKVIYEAVKGMLPKSKLGAKILTHCKIFSGAEHNLQAQKPVKLEI; from the coding sequence ATGTCAGTATTATCAAAAGCGCATAGAACTCCTTCTCTTACGAAAGAAAATGCCTTAAAAGGCTGGTTCGTAGTGGATGCGGAAGGAAAAACTCTGGGAAGACTCGCTTCCGGGATCGCCGCAAGACTTCGCGGAAAACACAAAGCCACCTTTACTCCGAACCAAGATTGCGGAGACAATATCATCGTTATCAACGCTTCCAAAGTGAAAGTAACGGGCAATAAGGAAATGCAAAAGATGTATTATCATCACTCTCGTTATCCGGGAGGGATGACCGAAACCGTGTTCAAGGATTTGATTGCAAAACAACCGGAAAAGGTAATCTACGAAGCGGTAAAAGGAATGCTTCCCAAAAGCAAACTCGGAGCTAAAATTCTCACCCACTGTAAAATCTTTTCGGGTGCGGAACACAACCTCCAGGCGCAAAAGCCTGTGAAACTGGAAATCTAA
- a CDS encoding lipoprotein encodes MKSIQLVVVLFLLTVRCSSAPSSERENAHSPKTVMEESNESSTDEFIKAKEGFLNSDTFQVVVSSLEGNSDIAQDQARKRAINLLIAEKGDKFRPSDKEVIKELVESKGRIVKSSGSIQGKIYFLFQVSSPALKSTLKR; translated from the coding sequence ATGAAATCGATTCAACTAGTCGTTGTATTATTTTTGCTCACGGTTCGGTGTTCATCCGCTCCTTCTTCGGAAAGAGAAAACGCACATTCCCCAAAGACGGTCATGGAAGAATCCAACGAAAGTTCCACGGACGAATTCATTAAGGCGAAGGAAGGGTTTTTAAACTCGGATACCTTTCAAGTAGTCGTTTCTTCTTTGGAAGGAAACTCGGATATCGCTCAAGACCAGGCGCGTAAAAGGGCGATCAATCTTCTCATTGCGGAAAAAGGGGACAAGTTTCGACCCTCGGATAAAGAAGTTATCAAAGAATTAGTGGAGTCCAAAGGAAGGATCGTAAAGTCCTCCGGTTCGATCCAAGGCAAAATCTATTTTTTATTCCAAGTCAGTTCTCCCGCCTTGAAATCCACCCTAAAACGTTAG
- a CDS encoding YajQ family cyclic di-GMP-binding protein produces MSDPSFDVVSEISKPELTNAVTQALGEIKNRFDFKGSKSDIQLEDEQLVLVSDNEAKLESVIDVLVSKMAKRGIGLKNFDFKSKVEPATGGTVRMKVKIRKGMEKEQTKEVTRVIKDSKLKVNVAIMGESVRVTGKKKDDLQEVIHLLKNADLPFDVQFTNYK; encoded by the coding sequence ATGAGCGATCCATCCTTTGACGTAGTGTCCGAAATCAGTAAGCCGGAATTGACCAACGCGGTGACTCAGGCTCTCGGAGAGATCAAGAACCGTTTTGATTTTAAGGGTTCCAAATCGGATATTCAACTCGAAGACGAACAACTCGTTTTGGTTTCGGACAACGAGGCCAAACTCGAAAGTGTGATCGACGTTCTTGTTTCCAAGATGGCAAAGCGAGGGATCGGATTGAAGAATTTCGATTTCAAATCCAAGGTCGAACCCGCGACAGGTGGAACCGTTCGGATGAAAGTAAAGATCCGAAAGGGTATGGAAAAAGAACAGACTAAAGAAGTCACCCGAGTCATCAAAGATTCCAAGCTCAAGGTCAACGTCGCGATTATGGGAGAATCCGTTCGAGTCACCGGTAAGAAAAAAGACGATCTTCAGGAAGTGATTCATCTTTTGAAGAATGCGGATCTTCCATTCGACGTTCAGTTTACGAACTACAAGTAA
- a CDS encoding Uma2 family endonuclease, producing MHTTELKTDKDLVQLPEGTLAELLDGEIFMVPAPVPEHQRVSGKLYAILLNFVENRSLGEVFYSLIDVFLDEHNVVQPDLIFIAKARNAIIQEKRIEGAPDWVAEILSEGNAYHDLKTKKKLYEKHGVREYWIVDPMERSVEIYQNGTSGFTLIASADSGTVESKILDGFSLEVQSLFTKSL from the coding sequence ATGCATACGACCGAATTAAAAACGGATAAAGATCTGGTCCAACTTCCGGAAGGAACCTTGGCGGAGCTTTTGGATGGTGAAATATTTATGGTTCCTGCTCCGGTTCCCGAACACCAAAGAGTGTCCGGAAAACTCTATGCAATTCTTTTAAACTTCGTCGAAAATCGAAGTTTGGGCGAAGTGTTTTACTCCCTGATTGACGTATTTCTCGACGAACACAATGTGGTTCAACCCGATCTGATCTTTATTGCAAAGGCGCGAAATGCCATCATCCAAGAAAAAAGAATCGAAGGCGCGCCCGATTGGGTCGCCGAAATTCTTTCGGAAGGAAACGCATACCACGACCTGAAAACCAAAAAGAAACTCTACGAAAAACACGGAGTCCGGGAATATTGGATCGTAGATCCGATGGAACGTTCGGTGGAGATCTATCAAAACGGAACATCCGGTTTTACTCTTATCGCTTCCGCGGATTCGGGTACGGTCGAGTCTAAAATCCTCGACGGATTTTCTCTGGAAGTGCAAAGTCTTTTCACGAAATCGCTTTGA